In Polynucleobacter arcticus, the following proteins share a genomic window:
- a CDS encoding M48 family metallopeptidase, with protein sequence MTFTIVFLIAFIASFGLRHWLSQRQIRHVAINRDRVPAEFASQISLAEHQKAADYTIAKLRLGVLENGVSAIILIAFTLMGGLQILNMGLLQLLGEGIAQQIALLFSIVLISGIIDLPFSWYKQFHLEERFGFNRMNTKLFFSDMFKGLGVGGAIGFPLLWVILSLMAQAGDFWWLWAWGVLTAFSLLMQWIFPTFIAPIFNKFEALEEGPLKTQIEALLNRCDFASQGLFVMDGSKRSAHGNAFFAGMGKAKRIVFFDTLIEKLNPGEVEAVLAHELGHYKCNHIRKRLIVSFGLSFVTLALLGWVSTQPWFYSDLGVMPNPNGYNGGLALALFLLVSPVFSFFLTPLSSLASRKHEYEADGFAADKSSATDLITALVKLYQDNASTLTPDPIYTAFYSSHPPAPLRIANLKRFNQRH encoded by the coding sequence ATGACATTCACAATTGTTTTTCTAATCGCCTTCATCGCCAGCTTTGGTCTACGCCACTGGTTATCCCAACGCCAAATTCGTCACGTTGCTATTAACCGTGATCGTGTCCCAGCAGAGTTTGCCTCTCAGATCTCTTTGGCAGAGCATCAAAAGGCTGCCGACTACACCATCGCTAAACTCCGTTTAGGCGTTCTAGAGAATGGTGTCAGCGCCATTATTTTGATCGCCTTCACGCTGATGGGTGGGCTACAGATTCTGAATATGGGTCTCTTGCAATTACTCGGTGAAGGTATTGCGCAACAAATTGCCCTACTCTTCTCGATTGTGCTGATCTCTGGAATTATTGACCTACCTTTTTCTTGGTACAAACAGTTTCATCTTGAAGAGCGTTTTGGCTTTAATCGTATGAACACCAAGCTCTTCTTTAGTGATATGTTTAAAGGTCTGGGAGTGGGTGGTGCGATTGGCTTTCCCCTCCTCTGGGTCATCCTCAGTCTCATGGCTCAGGCTGGTGATTTTTGGTGGTTGTGGGCTTGGGGTGTTCTGACCGCATTTAGTCTATTAATGCAGTGGATATTCCCAACCTTTATCGCGCCCATCTTTAATAAGTTCGAAGCGCTAGAAGAAGGTCCCTTGAAGACGCAGATTGAAGCCTTATTAAATCGCTGCGATTTTGCGAGCCAAGGTCTTTTTGTCATGGATGGAAGCAAGCGTAGTGCGCACGGCAATGCATTTTTTGCCGGCATGGGTAAGGCCAAACGTATTGTCTTTTTTGACACCTTAATTGAGAAGCTGAATCCTGGTGAAGTAGAGGCGGTACTTGCTCATGAACTGGGTCATTACAAGTGCAACCATATCCGTAAGCGCTTAATCGTTTCTTTTGGCTTGAGCTTTGTGACACTTGCCCTCTTGGGTTGGGTCAGCACACAGCCCTGGTTCTATAGTGATCTTGGCGTCATGCCGAATCCCAATGGCTATAACGGTGGCTTAGCTCTAGCACTCTTCTTGTTGGTATCACCAGTATTTAGCTTCTTTCTCACGCCGCTGTCTAGCTTGGCATCGCGTAAACATGAATATGAGGCTGATGGTTTTGCAGCAGATAAATCTTCTGCGACTGACTTGATTACCGCTTTAGTAAAGCTTTACCAGGACAATGCATCCACTTTGACGCCGGATCCAATCTACACCGCTTTTTACAGCTCACATCCGCCAGCTCCATTACGCATCGCTAATCTCAAGCGCTTTAACCAAAGGCACTAG